A DNA window from Actinokineospora baliensis contains the following coding sequences:
- a CDS encoding site-2 protease family protein, which translates to MQRSAVRPSPVFLALLVLTVGGALLTLLEGETALRAGVFLLVMGGWAVSLCLHEFGHAIVAFRGGDREVYFKGYLTLDPRRYTDPVLSLLLPLLFLAIGGIPLPGGAVWINHHALRSRAVDSAVSLAGPFANLVIAILLALSVNVFEPAPGIAWGLSFLALLQLAAFVLNILPVPGLDGWGAIEPYLSYEARRFGAKARQWAPLILFAVLIGIPGASEVFWDAVQALYGAVGGNEVYAVYGQYAFFFWR; encoded by the coding sequence GTGCAGCGATCAGCGGTCCGCCCGTCACCGGTCTTCCTCGCGCTCCTCGTGCTCACCGTGGGGGGCGCTCTGCTGACCCTGCTGGAGGGCGAGACAGCGCTGCGAGCTGGGGTGTTCCTGCTCGTCATGGGCGGGTGGGCGGTGTCGCTGTGCCTGCACGAGTTCGGCCACGCGATCGTCGCCTTCCGCGGCGGCGACCGCGAGGTGTACTTCAAGGGCTACCTCACCCTCGACCCGCGCCGCTACACCGACCCGGTGCTGAGCCTGCTGCTGCCGCTGCTGTTCCTGGCGATCGGCGGCATCCCGCTGCCGGGCGGGGCGGTGTGGATCAACCACCACGCGCTGCGTTCCCGAGCGGTGGACTCAGCCGTGTCGCTGGCCGGTCCGTTCGCCAACCTGGTGATCGCGATCCTGCTGGCGCTGTCGGTGAACGTGTTCGAGCCCGCGCCGGGGATCGCCTGGGGCCTGTCGTTCCTGGCCCTGCTGCAGCTCGCGGCGTTCGTGCTCAACATCCTGCCGGTGCCCGGCCTGGACGGGTGGGGCGCGATCGAGCCGTACCTGTCCTACGAGGCGCGCCGCTTCGGCGCGAAGGCCAGGCAGTGGGCGCCGCTGATCCTGTTCGCCGTGCTGATCGGCATCCCCGGTGCCAGCGAGGTGTTCTGGGACGCGGTTCAGGCGCTCTACGGCGCGGTCGGCGGCAACGAGGTCTACGCCGTCTACGGCCAGTACGCGTTCTTCTTCTGGCGCTAA
- a CDS encoding glycosyltransferase family 2 protein, protein MPPRSRSALARGGPVLRTAPVLAVLVCHDGAEWLRPALSALRRSSPRPRHVIAVDTGSTDDTAALLDAASRGPDQVVDGVLTLDPATGFADAVHAAVEHAVERWGDPGGWIWLLHDDCAPDPDCLATLLLAAEVSPSAGVLGPLVVDWQDPRLVVEAGLSTDASGHRQTGVGPSELDWVRLGRGADRTAFEQTAFEQTTEVLAVSSAGMLVRRAVWDEVGGFDRALRLYGEDIDLGWRANQAGHVVLCVPTSRIRHARAVSTRRRRVDAGSPRLGSTPRALARGAGLRTFLVNCSALSFLVGVPRLTLLCLVRALGFAMQRRLADARAELRAVAYLLGGGAGLRAARAERARRGKRSGSVRGLFTSRSTRLRNATRGAVSTMVRRRVAADAALGRLPSDYDPAAVWLPPDSVPRPPVSPDVLPAGAGGRPRRAGLRRPEKAIAVPLVIEAGEQPSGLRPSPGPRPSPVRRDGTTPVPAEMVLVRVDRGRVLRQIALAPPLLLVLGLVALAFAVNAGRLGLDLAGGRLSPIGSLEQVWSEYLATWHGVAGGTAAPAPTALAVLGSLGAVFAPVGGPQVVVALLFLADLPLAGLSAYVATRRAPVRRWVRALLALGYALLPPAAAAVAQGRLDAVVVHILLPLVASGIAALIGRYRVGEGTWLSTAAGTALGVAAIGAFSPLTHLTLVAMALGGFVLVPGGGARRGAALFLLVLMPLALLLPWPAVVIQHPGVVLHGLGSVVDAPAASLVDLASLNAGGPGAWSFVGFVVVAAVLVGIAAGARRAVLPGLAFALLGVATVVLVRLVPATPLSGGPAVPAWTGVPLLIVGWGLVWALLGALRTGRARVRWPAVLAGAAAVGVLAIGVIIPGRQGPLDDTGGERLATTLTAELANTNRSVLVLSDHAPRQATGRAPLFGDDDLAPTPSAGPRLAGLDRELRSGDTDRVRTAVLRAAASGVLFVVIPMAEADVFRDRAGTLVADAPQTSAGSAVFRLLPRSGSAYLLSPDVAHQALTGGTPPSDGAVPVAAAPPQVAVRVSDGAEGRLLVITAEEEPGWQATVDGRPVAVVRAWGSSVAVTVPTRAAEVRIEQPTTLRGLLLLIQAAVVLFALLTAIPGRRGQDSPSITPGSRPR, encoded by the coding sequence GTGCCCCCTCGGTCCCGGTCGGCACTGGCGCGCGGCGGTCCCGTGCTGCGCACGGCGCCGGTGCTCGCCGTCCTGGTCTGCCACGACGGTGCCGAGTGGTTGCGCCCAGCGCTCTCGGCGTTGCGCAGGTCCAGCCCCCGGCCCCGGCACGTGATCGCCGTGGACACCGGGTCGACCGACGACACCGCGGCGCTGCTCGACGCCGCGTCGCGCGGACCGGACCAGGTCGTGGACGGTGTGCTGACCCTGGACCCGGCGACCGGTTTCGCCGACGCGGTGCACGCCGCGGTCGAGCACGCCGTCGAGCGCTGGGGTGACCCGGGCGGCTGGATCTGGTTGCTGCACGACGATTGCGCGCCCGACCCGGACTGCCTGGCCACGCTGCTGCTGGCCGCCGAGGTGTCGCCGTCGGCCGGGGTGCTCGGTCCGCTGGTGGTGGACTGGCAGGACCCGAGGCTGGTGGTCGAGGCCGGACTGTCCACCGACGCCTCCGGGCACCGGCAGACCGGCGTCGGTCCGTCCGAACTGGACTGGGTGCGGCTGGGCAGGGGTGCCGACCGGACCGCCTTCGAGCAGACCGCCTTCGAGCAGACCACCGAGGTGTTGGCGGTGTCGTCGGCCGGGATGCTGGTGCGCCGCGCGGTGTGGGACGAGGTGGGCGGGTTCGACCGCGCGCTGCGGCTCTACGGCGAGGACATCGACCTGGGGTGGCGGGCGAACCAGGCCGGGCACGTGGTCCTGTGCGTTCCCACCTCGCGGATCCGGCACGCCCGTGCGGTGTCCACCCGGCGCCGCAGGGTCGACGCCGGGTCGCCGCGGTTGGGGTCCACCCCGCGCGCCCTGGCTCGCGGGGCCGGGCTGCGGACGTTTTTGGTGAACTGCTCCGCGCTGTCGTTCCTCGTCGGTGTGCCCAGGCTCACCCTGCTGTGTTTGGTGCGCGCCTTGGGTTTCGCAATGCAACGCAGGCTGGCCGACGCGCGCGCGGAACTGCGGGCCGTGGCGTACCTGCTCGGGGGCGGTGCCGGGTTGCGCGCCGCGCGGGCGGAGCGGGCCCGTCGGGGGAAGCGGTCCGGCAGCGTGCGCGGCTTGTTCACCAGCCGGTCCACCCGGTTGCGCAACGCCACTCGGGGTGCGGTGTCGACCATGGTCCGCAGGCGGGTCGCGGCTGATGCGGCGCTGGGGCGGCTGCCGAGCGACTACGACCCCGCCGCAGTGTGGCTGCCGCCGGATTCCGTGCCCCGGCCGCCGGTGAGCCCGGATGTCCTGCCCGCCGGTGCGGGTGGTCGGCCGCGGCGGGCGGGACTGCGCCGACCGGAGAAGGCGATCGCGGTGCCGCTGGTCATCGAAGCAGGTGAGCAGCCGAGCGGGCTGCGACCCAGCCCTGGACCGCGGCCGTCGCCGGTGCGTCGGGACGGGACGACCCCGGTGCCCGCGGAGATGGTGTTGGTGCGGGTCGACCGCGGGCGGGTGTTGCGGCAGATCGCTTTGGCGCCACCGCTGTTGCTGGTGCTCGGGTTGGTCGCGCTCGCCTTCGCGGTGAACGCGGGCAGGCTGGGACTGGACCTCGCGGGCGGGCGGTTATCGCCGATCGGCTCGCTCGAGCAGGTGTGGTCCGAGTACCTGGCGACGTGGCACGGAGTCGCGGGCGGGACCGCCGCTCCCGCGCCGACAGCGCTGGCGGTGCTCGGATCGCTGGGAGCGGTCTTCGCACCCGTGGGCGGTCCGCAGGTCGTGGTAGCGCTGTTGTTCCTCGCGGATCTCCCGCTGGCGGGCCTAAGTGCGTATGTGGCGACCAGGAGGGCACCGGTCCGCCGGTGGGTGCGGGCACTGCTCGCGCTGGGGTACGCGTTGCTGCCGCCCGCTGCTGCCGCTGTGGCGCAGGGCAGGCTCGACGCGGTCGTAGTGCACATCCTGCTGCCATTGGTGGCTTCCGGGATCGCTGCGTTGATCGGGCGCTACCGGGTCGGCGAGGGGACCTGGCTGTCGACGGCAGCGGGAACGGCACTCGGGGTGGCGGCGATCGGGGCCTTCTCACCCCTGACGCACCTGACGCTGGTCGCCATGGCACTCGGCGGGTTCGTCCTCGTCCCCGGTGGCGGTGCCCGGCGCGGAGCGGCTCTCTTCCTTCTGGTGCTCATGCCGTTGGCGTTGCTGCTGCCGTGGCCCGCGGTGGTGATCCAGCACCCGGGCGTCGTCCTGCACGGCCTGGGTTCTGTCGTTGACGCGCCCGCCGCCTCGCTGGTGGACCTGGCGAGCCTCAACGCGGGTGGGCCCGGGGCGTGGTCGTTCGTCGGCTTCGTGGTCGTCGCGGCTGTGCTCGTCGGTATCGCCGCCGGTGCCCGCCGCGCCGTCCTGCCGGGACTGGCGTTCGCGTTGCTGGGAGTCGCGACCGTCGTGTTGGTGCGGTTGGTGCCCGCGACACCGTTGAGCGGTGGACCCGCTGTGCCCGCGTGGACCGGGGTACCGCTGTTGATCGTCGGCTGGGGTCTGGTGTGGGCACTGCTGGGGGCACTTCGCACCGGCCGGGCGCGCGTGCGGTGGCCAGCGGTCCTCGCGGGAGCGGCCGCGGTCGGCGTGCTGGCGATCGGCGTGATCATCCCCGGTCGGCAGGGCCCGCTCGACGACACCGGCGGCGAGCGGTTGGCGACCACGCTGACCGCGGAACTCGCCAACACCAACCGGTCCGTACTCGTCCTGTCCGACCACGCACCCCGCCAGGCCACCGGCCGCGCGCCCCTGTTCGGCGACGACGACCTCGCGCCGACCCCGTCCGCCGGGCCCCGGCTCGCGGGCCTGGACCGGGAGTTGCGCTCCGGCGACACCGACCGGGTCCGGACCGCGGTCCTGCGCGCCGCCGCCTCCGGCGTCCTGTTCGTCGTGATCCCCATGGCCGAGGCCGACGTGTTCCGCGACCGCGCGGGAACCCTCGTCGCAGACGCCCCGCAAACCTCGGCGGGCTCCGCGGTGTTCCGGCTCCTGCCGCGCTCCGGCTCGGCGTACCTGCTCTCACCCGATGTGGCGCACCAGGCCCTGACCGGCGGGACACCGCCCAGCGACGGCGCGGTGCCCGTCGCCGCCGCCCCGCCCCAGGTCGCGGTTCGGGTGTCCGACGGGGCCGAGGGCAGGCTGCTGGTGATCACCGCCGAGGAGGAGCCCGGCTGGCAGGCCACCGTCGACGGCAGGCCCGTGGCCGTCGTGCGGGCGTGGGGCAGCTCGGTCGCGGTGACCGTGCCGACGCGGGCGGCCGAGGTGCGCATCGAGCAACCCACGACGTTGCGCGGGTTGTTGCTGCTCATCCAGGCCGCGGTGGTGCTGTTCGCCCTGCTGACCGCGATCCCCGGCCGCCGGGGTCAGGACTCGCCGTCGATCACACCCGGGTCCAGGCCGAGGTAG
- a CDS encoding WhiB family transcriptional regulator, producing the protein MQGLGDGGRVVEWGERSTEDLGVFSGFFDETEEQEWQERALCAQTDPEAFFPEKGGSTREAKRICLGCEVRSECLEYALAHDERFGIWGGLSERERRKLKKRAV; encoded by the coding sequence ATGCAGGGATTGGGTGACGGGGGCCGCGTCGTGGAGTGGGGCGAGCGGTCGACAGAGGACCTCGGGGTGTTCTCCGGGTTCTTCGACGAGACCGAGGAGCAGGAGTGGCAGGAGCGCGCCCTGTGCGCGCAGACCGACCCCGAGGCGTTCTTCCCCGAGAAGGGCGGCTCGACCAGAGAGGCCAAGCGGATCTGCCTCGGTTGTGAGGTCCGCTCCGAGTGCTTGGAGTACGCCCTGGCGCACGACGAGCGGTTCGGCATCTGGGGCGGTCTGTCCGAACGGGAGCGGCGGAAGTTGAAGAAGCGCGCGGTCTGA